The following proteins come from a genomic window of Aspergillus oryzae RIB40 DNA, chromosome 4:
- a CDS encoding class I SAM-dependent methyltransferase (predicted protein), producing MVHPNIDEHIVVDTSDEDSLCDAQSIIDSNFSLHSTVRDYEYENGRRYHAYRNGQYPMPNDEEEQDRLAFMHHLFKLLLGGALYRAPIEQAQTPQRILDVGTGTGIWAIDIAEDFPGAEIVGTDLSPIQPNWAPPNCTFLVDDAESEWAFSPSEAFDYIHVRSLGGGISDWKKFLKQAYNHVKPGGWVEIQEYETWLRSDDGTAERAPMLMDWQYKIDEASRLFGRHMNVAPNLAQWMEDAKFINVQDDVYKAPVGSWPKNNRLKEIGRVGRVTLYEAVEPYTLALFTRVLGYSPEDARNYVDKVRAELLDSSHHIYVLYHYVYGQRPLEDDTNAQGMNTDI from the exons ATGGTGCATCCCAATATTGACGAGCATATCGTAGTCGAT ACTAGTGACGAAGACTCCCTCTGTGACGCCCAATCCATAATCGACTCCAACTTCAGTCTTCACTCCACAGTCCGAGATTACGAATACGAAAATGGCCGCCGCTACCACGCCTACAGAAACGGGCAATACCCCATGCCcaacgacgaggaagagcaagACCGTCTAGCATTCATGCACCATCTGTTCAAACTTCTCCTCGGAGGCGCCCTATACCGCGCCCCGATAGAACAAGCCCAAACGCCGCAGCGCATCCTCGACGTCGGCACCGGCACCGGCATCTGGGCCATCGACATCGCCGAGGACTTCCCTGGTGCGGAGATCGTCGGCACCGATCTGAGCCCCATCCAGCCTAATTGGGCGCCCCCGAACTGCACTTTTCTCGTCGATGACGCTGAGAGTGAGTGGGCGTTCAGCCCGAGCGAAGCTTTCGATTACATCCACGTCCGCAGTTTGGGCGGCGGTATCTCCGATTGGAAGAAGTTTCTTAAACAGGCGTACAACCATGTCAAGCCTGGTGGCTGGGTTGAGATCCAGGAGTATGAGACCTGGTTGCGCTCCGATGATGGGACTGCTGAGCGGGCGCCGATGCTTATGGATTGGCAGTATAAAATCGACGAGGCGAGTAGGCTGTTTGGACGGCATATGAACGTTGCTCCTAACCTTGCTCAATGGATGGAGGATGCGAAGTTTATTAATGTGCAAGATGATGTTTACAAG GCACCTGTGGGTTCATGGCCTAAAAATAACCGGTTGAAGGAAATCGGAAGAGTGGGCAGAGTCACTCTGTACGAGGCCGTTGAACCTTATACACTGGCCTTGTTCACCCGGGTGCTGGGCTACTCACCCGAAGATGCCCGGAACTATGTGGACAAAGTGCGCGCGGAGCTCCTCGACAGCTCCCACCATATCTACGTGCTATACCACTATGTATACGGACAACGGCCGCTGGAAGACGACACTAACGCACAAGGCATGAATACGGATATATGA
- a CDS encoding phytanoyl-CoA dioxygenase family protein (predicted protein), producing the protein MTVQSTPHLDALQRDGFVVVRSILSPEEVAQFRTVSTKATTLTRTGHWPHFRTVPKQFPPWPTTPPPASEGGIWGVQHLLHPSMPGRAEFARFYFSEKVLAVAEELLGVTRTEGNEEEPLVMELFNLLVAPETKDFELRWHRDDIPETVGPEEELKLLESKSPQGKQSHAQYNLALCPDASLIVVPGSHRRVRTEAERNAGPYEPDMPGQLVVELQPGDAVFYDSNILHRGVYRGKAEGGEETRLTLHGSIGLKGVSGNEADKKVRATAVLQHGVGAWVHRDDAAFGVGERAEKMRANLVAMGTGEGVGYSLQG; encoded by the coding sequence atgacAGTCCAATCAACCCCCCACCTCGACGCCCTCCAACGCGACGGCTTCGTGGTGGTCCGctccatcctctcccccGAAGAAGTCGCCCAATTCCGTACCGTATCAACAAAAGCCACCACACTCACCCGAACAGGCCACTGGCCTCACTTCCGCACCGTCCCGAAGCAATTCCCGCCCTGGCCGACCACACCCCCTCCCGCCTCGGAGGGCGGCATCTGGGGCGTGCAgcacctcctccacccctCGATGCCGGGCCGCGCCGAATTCGCGCGCTTTTACTTCTCCGAGAAAGTGCTCGCCGTGGCCGAGGAGCTGCTCGGCGTGACGCGCACCGAGGGCAACGAGGAGGAGCCTCTGGTCATGGAACTATTCAATCTACTGGTTGCGCCGGAGACGAAGGATTTCGAGCTGCGGTGGCATCGCGATGATATCCCCGAGACGGTGGGAccggaggaggagctgaagTTGTTGGAGTCGAAGAGTCCGCAGGGAAAGCAGAGTCATGCGCAGTATAATTTGGCACTTTGTCCTGATGCGTCGCTGATTGTTGTTCCGGGGTCGCATCGACGGGTGAGGACTGAGGCGGAGAGGAATGCTGGGCCTTATGAGCCGGATATGCCGGGTCagttggtggtggagttgCAGCCGGGTGATGCGGTGTTCTATGATAGCAATATTTTGCATCGTGGGGTGTATCGCGGGAAGGCTgagggtggggaggagacgaGACTTACGCTGCATGGTAGTATTGGACTGAAGGGGGTGTCTGGGAATGAGGCGGATAAGAAGGTGCGGGCTACGGCGGTTTTGCAGCATGGGGTTGGGGCTTGGGTTCATCGTGATGATGCTGcgtttggggttggggagcgggcggagaagatgagggCTAATTTAGTGGCTATGGGTACCGGCGAGGGTGTCGGTTATTCTCTTCAGGGATAG
- a CDS encoding uncharacterized protein (predicted protein): protein MPLDSYGEWSAELKELKRRTRWGGILEPGKFYSHRPVDRWHYHANQQYEKTETPRNPLVSRCFNRYIYGDVAVVRSSDVRVNDYSEEFSRTELVRTLEFYKGRHAGDEANRRSKASMAATMGVTAEAFERIVPEGFPYVHNPMAEEPWMPSDLPNE from the coding sequence ATGCCCCTGGACTCATACGGTGAATGGTCTGCTGAACTGAAGGAGTTAAAGAGAAGGACCAGATGGGGCGGTATTCTCGAACCTGGCAAATTCTACTCTCACAGACCTGTGGACCGCTGGCATTACCATGCTAACCAGCAGTACGAGAAGACAGAGACACCGAGAAATCCACTTGTGAGCCGGTGCTTTAACAGATATATTTATGGCGACGTTGCGGTTGTTAGGTCGTCCGATGTGAGAGTCAATGATTACTCTGAGGAGTTCTCCAGGACGGAGTTGGTTCGCACATTGGAATTCTACAAGGGGAGACACGCCGGGGATGAAGCTAACAGGCGGTCCAAAGCTAGCATGGCTGCTACGATGGGAGTGACGGCGGAGGCTTTTGAAAGGATAGTGCCTGAGGGATTCCCTTATGTTCATAACCCTATGGCCGAGGAGCCGTGGATGCCAAGTGATCTGCCCAATGAGTGA
- a CDS encoding uncharacterized protein (predicted protein): MASGTNMGFNALLIICLVLVVLPSQVHAFGAGNIASISAVEGKNWRHGDIEDMLKTIAFIKGHKWTSTMIKRVYFGNWLRDYSQAMDVGTLKSVPADTIRILVWILAFMTFGYATAEFEVTSERLGTYRPEEHIDNPKDYADNEDARQYDSRLRGPVRQVELDIDPNTGMKNYIANERGDWSTSSGYIKYSLSRSIHYGRLYTRNGNEEDLCEALRCLGQGLHTLEDFAAHTNYCELALREMGFRNVFPHTGQRTEMNVRGHRVYPLVTGTFGMVDFFHSVLGEATDHFTQSEVNEMDIALGDAQTNTSSGSASALTALLGKVPGTKDLVNQAEELKRRSDEQESANRRGGRRSGYSTRGSTRSYDDYDSGSSRGFGGERSRAARADDSNQTSSGGLPDFDANNTIQQIYPILQFRDNVVRKLSSIIENIPGLETLVETITETLTVFVMSLLAPFVRPIINAASKQLQAGSSSVIDASGQHQYEPWTDPHCTDPTHSLLSKDHFSNILNEPAGQVASAILKYVAPRVLYAWENTNISDRQVAEDCLQVFHHPALRDMRNEAHRTMYEAVESWVQSRPDRGSELNDILSAEGVKAGKNQTGEGGHSHGHGHSHSHAAQQSHTQSGQSQYRPPQYQQQQSSSSPFDQLSSLPIPGISKLSSAFSSLGLGGFSMGDETSQQTAPPPEPQHQQSHQSYHELSHQRQDHESRHQSRQSHHSGGKHSSHESRQYGHGGGKSADYYNESSSSHGYGDHSESQGHSQRRHRKKKSHSDDSDEDYDPGYNVHSRQDHSHGRDEDHESRYNLRSRQDHSQGYGQEYGGGYGGGYDGGYGSGGSRW; encoded by the exons ATGGCGTCAGGGACGAATATGGGCTTCAATGCCCTCCTTATTATATGTCTCGTGCTCGTCGTACTCCCCTCCCAAGTCCATGCATTTGGCGCTGGCA ATATCGCTTCGATCTCCGCCGTTGAGGGCAAGAACTGGCGCCATGGCGATATTGAAGATATGCTCAAGACCATTGCCTTTATCAAAGGCCATAAGTGGACTTCCACCATGATTAAGCGCGTCTACTTTGGCAACTGGTTGCGTGATTA CTCCCAGGCGATGGACGTCGGCACCCTGAAGAGTGTCCCAGCTGACACTATCCGAATCCTCGTCTGGATACTGGCTTTTATGACATTCGGTTATGCGACGGCGGAGTTTGAGGTCACATCTGAGAGGCTCGGAACTTATCGTCCTGAGGAGCATATCGA CAACCCAAAGGACTATGCCGACAACGAAGATGCGCGCCAGTACGATTCTCGTCTGCGTGGCCCGGTCCGTCAAGTTGAGCTCGATATCGATCCCAATACCGGCATGAAGAACTATATCGCCAACGAACGAGGAGACTGGTCCACGAGTTCGGGGTATATCAAATACAGTTTGTCTCGCAGTATCCATTACGGAAGACTGTATACCAGAAATGGAAACGAGGAGGACCTCTGCGAAGCTTTGCGATGCCTCGGCCAAGGACTCCATACTCTTGAGGACTTTGCAGCACACACGAACTATTGCGAACTCGCGCTTCGTGAGATGGGCTTCCGTAATGTATTTCCGCACACCGGCCAGCGGACTGAGATGAACGTTCGGGGTCACCGTGTTTACCCTCTCGTAACAGGAACATTCGGtatggttgatttcttccaTTCCGTACTTGGAGAAGCGACCGATCATTTCACCCAGTCGGAGGTCAACGAAATGGATATTGCGCTGGGAGATGCACAGACAAATACATCCTCTGGATCTGCTAGCGCGTTGACGGCACTGCTCGGCAAGGTCCCTGGCACAAAGGATCTTGTTAACCAAGCCGAGGAGCTCAAGCGTCGCTCAGATGAGCAAGAATCAGCAAACAGGCGTGGCGGTCGTCGTTCAGGCTATTCAACCCGCGGATCTACTCGATCCTATGACGACTACGACTCAGGCAGCAGCCGAGGCTTCGGAGGTGAACGAAGCAGGGCAGCCAGAGCTGATGATTCCAATCAAACTTCCTCGGGCGGCTTGCCTGACTTCGACGCAAACAATACCATCCAGCAGATATACCCTATTCTGCAGTTCAGAGATAACGTCGTGCGGAAGCTCTCATCCATCATTGAGAACATTCCCGGTCTGGAAACCCTGGTCGAGACAATCACTGAAACCTTGACCGTTTTTGTTATGTCTCTACTGGCGCCCTTCGTTCGTCCTATCATCAACGCCGCCTCTAAGCAGCTCCAGGCTGGCTCTTCTAGTGTCATTGACGCTTCTGGCCAACACCAGTATGAACCATGGACTGACCCTCACTGCACCGACCCTACCCACTCCTTGCTGTCCAAGGATCACTTTtccaacatcctcaatgAGCCAGCTGGTCAAGTCGCTTCTGCCATTCTGAAATACGTCGCACCTCGCGTCCTGTACGCTTGGGAAAACACCAACATCTCCGATCGGCAGGTTGCGGAAGATTGCCTCCAAGTATTCCATCATCCCGCTCTGAGGGATATGCGCAACGAAGCACATCGGACCATGTACGAAGCAGTCGAATCTTGGGTGCAGTCTAGGCCGGATCGTGGCTCCGAACTGAACGATATTCTCAGTGCCGAGGGTGTGAAGGCTGGAAAGAACCAGACAGGAGAGGGTGGCCACTCCCATGGACACGGCCATAGCCACAGCCATGCAGCTCAGCAGTCCCATACTCAGTCAGGACAGTCACAGTACCGCCCACCCCaataccaacagcaacaaagcTCATCTAGCCCCTTCGACCAACTTTCTAGCCTTCCCATTCCTGGTATCTCTAAGCTTAGCAGTGCTTTCTCTAGCTTGGGACTGGGTGGCTTCTCGATGGGTGACGAGACCTCGCAGCAGACTGCACCTCCGCCTGAACCTCAGCATCAACAATCTCATCAGTCTTACCATGAACTATCTCATCAACGCCAGGACCATGAATCTCGCCACCAAAGCCGCCAGTCGCATCACTCTGGGGGCAAGCACAGCAGCCATGAGAGTCGTCAATACGGTCATGGAGGTGGAAAGAGCGCAGACTACTACAACGAGTCATCGTCCAGCCATGGATATGGTGATCACTCCGAATCTCAAGGACATAGCCAACGTCGCCACcgtaaaaagaaaagtcatAGTGATGACAGTGATGAAGATTATGACCCTGGGTATAACGTACACTCTCGACAAGACCACAGTCATGGccgtgatgaagatcatgagTCTAGGTATAACCTACGCTCTCGACAAGACCACAGCCAAGGCTACGGACAAGAATATGGCGGTGGATATGGCGGTGGATATGACGGTGGATATGGCTCCGGTGGATCTCGTTGGTGA
- a CDS encoding D-mandelate dehydrogenase-like dehydrogenase (glyoxylate/hydroxypyruvate reductase (D-isomer-specific 2-hydroxy acid dehydrogenase superfamily)): MTTITKHIATTIRPKPSILLIGKLHHSKSEWSALQTKYKTYQFIGNRHQFLQNCQSGIWDGVAALYRTNSTLETGPFDKELIHSLPLTLKFICLNGAGYDGMDIQTCTERGIRISNTPKVVADATADVAMFLMLGALRQAMIPLVSIRNGQWKGDTPLGRDPGGKVLGILGMGAIGQAIAHRARAFGLKIIYHNRSKLARDKEGRNISFLVFSSTLDSVRNRRCRIYIISLNLPATKKTCYIISKAEFEKMKDDVFIINTARGSLLDEAALVEALQADKVASAGLDVFENEPIIHPGLLHDNRVMILPHIGTTTRETKREMELLTLRNIENALDDGKLLTPIIEQQEGQF, encoded by the exons atgacAACCATCACCAAACACATAGCAACAACAATCCGACCAAAACCAAGTATACTCCTAATCGGCAAACTCCATCACAGCAAGAGTGAATGGTCCGCACTCCAAACCAAATACAAAACATACCAGTTCATAGGCAACCGACATCAATTCTTACAAAACTGTCAATCCGGAATATGGGATGGAGTCGCAGCACTTTACCGGACGAATTCAACCCTCGAGACTGGGCCATTCGATAAGGAGCTTATTCACTCCCTACCGCTGACATTGAAGTTTATCTGTCTCAATGGCGCGGGATACGACGGGATGGATATACAAACTTGCACTGAAAGGGGTATACGGATTTCTAATACTCCGAAGGTCGTTGCGGATGCCACGGCTGATGTGGCTATGTTCTTGATGTTGGGTGCTTTGCGCCAGGCTATGATACCTTTGGTGTCTATTAGAAATGGACAATGGAAAGGAGACACACCTCTAGGTCGTGATCCTGGGGGTAAGGTACTTGGGATTTTGGGGATGGGTGCGATTGGACAG GCTATTGCGCATCGGGCTCGGGCGTTCGGGTTGAAGATTATTTACCATAATCGTTCTAAGCTCGCTAGAGACAAGGAAGGTAGGAATATTTCCTTCTTAGTATTCAGCAGTACATTGGACTCAGTCAGAAACAGGAGATGCCGAATAT ATATCATCAGTCTTAATTTACCGGCCACAAAGAAGACTTGCTATATCATCTCAAAAGCCGAGTTCGAGAAGATGAAAGATGACGTGTTCATTATCAATACAGCAAGAGGCTCGCTACTTGATGAAGCAGCCTTGGTAGAAGCGCTGCAAGCAGACAAAGTTGCGTCTGCTGGACTAGATGTTTTCGAAAATGAGCCAATTATCCACCCGGGTCTACTCCATGACAACCGAGTTATGATTCTACCTCATATTGGGACGACAACACGTGAAACCAAGCGTGAGATGGAGTTATTGACTTTGCGGAACATAGAGAACGCCTTGGATGATGGCAAGCTGCTCACACCGATCATAGAACAACAGGAAGGCCAGTTCTGA
- a CDS encoding uncharacterized protein (predicted protein), which produces MSPPYIFKGSSPQPSNLSTQDFNFRAIIPSVEVADEDPPSSVGGERTPSVSDSEDSSHRAYTPSQSTATPPRRKNLSLGVTESFRTLNLEGTLTSHRTPSWRHDARRQSTGLSPGRSTSTYGGLFNATPEPTPEPSRVQPTLNRDSSVDGLVSDLENSHLHGGGPPSDDSDQLSESDDEDDDNATDSDDSSLYNVRCERLPSAPIYNAGLQEILRDIKSQLSALQNDMNRCSLSRDRGSDLFQLHEKVRMLNELDCPETRTVGFIGNSGVGKSRLINSLLDQEGLARS; this is translated from the exons ATGTCACCACCTTATATTTTCAAGGGGAGTTCTCCCCAACCATCCAATCTTTCTACCCAAGACTTCAACTTCCGTGCTATTATACCTTCCGTGGAAGTCGCGGACGAAGACCCTCCTTCGTCAGTAGGGGGTGAACGGACGCCTTCTGTGTCCGACTCTGAAGACTCCAGTCACCGCGCTTACACCCCAAGCCAGAGCACGGCGACTCCTCCCCGCCGTAAAAATCTAAGCTTGGGTGTCACGGAGTCTTTTCGAACGTTGAATCTCGAGGGAACCCTTACATCGCATCGAACACCCTCGTGGCGGCATGATGCTCGACGACAGAGTACTGGTTTGTCCCCAGGCAGGTCCACATCCACGTACGGGGGCTTGTTCAATGCGACGCCGGAGCCCACACCAGAGCCATCACGGGTACAGCCTACCTTGAATCGTGATTCAAGCGTTGACGGCCTAGTGAGCGATTTAGAGAATTCTCATCTGCATGGTGGTGGGCCTCCAAGCGATGACAGCGACCAATTGAGCGAGagcgacgacgaagacgacgacaACGCAACAGACAGTGACGACTCTTCCTTATACAACGTGCGATGCGAACGCTTGCCTAGTGCACCTATATACAACGCTGGGTTACAGGAAATCCTACGAGACATCAAAAGCCAGTTGTCAGCCCTCCAAAATGATATGAATCGATGCTCGTTATCTCGCGACCGTGGTTCTGATCTCTTTCAACTGCACGAGAAGGTGCGCATGTTGAACGAGCTCGATTGCCCCGAGACGCGCACGGTGGGGTTCATTGGAAACTCCGGGGTCGGCAAGAGCAGACTGATAAACTCTCTACTAGATCAAGAAGGCCTCGCCCGCTCA TAA
- a CDS encoding uncharacterized protein (predicted protein): protein MDGEEVKELLEELVQSFRMYYTDLYREVTSIEEQERIRDRSTRAWSTLNSLFRDQPELTHEFLSDQADGALSGILERLKDWAAQSCTRRPGGAALQHTIIPGNVQECRSHLDMLTMDPRGESEVAIWPFIKLIRYVQFV from the coding sequence ATGGACGGGGAAGAAGTGAAGGAACTACTAGAGGAGCTCGTTCAGAGCTTTAGGATGTACTACACCGATCTTTACCGCGAAGTGACTAGTATAGAAGAGCAGGAAAGAATCCGTGACCGGTCAACCAGAGCATGGAGCACACTGAATTCACTGTTTAGAGATCAGCCGGAGCTCACACACGAGTTTCTTTCCGATCAGGCTGACGGTGCATTGTCTGGAATATTGGAACGGCTTAAAGACTGGGCAGCTCAATCATGTACGCGACGCCCCGGGGGTGCAGCGCTTCAGCATACTATTATTCCGGGTAATGTCCAAGAATGCAGATCTCATCTTGATATGCTTACAATGGATCCGCGTGGTGAGAGTGAGGTTGCCATCTGGCCCTTCATTAAACTGATTAGGTATGTGCAATTTGTGTAG
- a CDS encoding uncharacterized protein (predicted protein) — MDDWENCVMAAINQSLDQLVLGLSRVETDTLHGHDSSYVAGLMRPVYNECNSESGTGSDARRKMLMRSHLTSSNIFPNLANISEAQCRAVIRNTCQDMRRMVDEVVGNICNDLHSIVAEEGEATEARRFPEMASTLQRKVDAAQATLERAQRIVGDLKNTPDVV; from the exons ATGGACGACTGGGAGAACTGTGTGATGGCGGCTATCAACCAGTCTCTAGATCAGTTAGTTCTAGGGCTAAG TCGGGTAGAAACAGACACTCTCCATGGCCACGATAGTTCCTATGTTGCAGGTTTAATGCGACCTGTATATAACGAATGCAACAGTGAATCAG GCACAGGATCCGATGCTCGACGGAAAATGCTGATGCGTAGTCACCTCACGAGCTCCAACATTTTCCCAAATCTCGCCAACATCAGCGAAGCCCAATGTCGGGCTGTGATCAGAAATACTTGTCAGGATATGAGGCGCATGGTAGATGAGGTTGTAGGCAATATATGTAACGATCTTCACAGTATCGTTGCGGAAGAGGGTGAGGCTACTGAGGCAAGGAGGTTCCCTGAAATGGCGAGTACACTGCAACGTAAGGTTGATGCAGCCCAAGCAACCCTCGAGCGTGCACAGAGGATTGTGGGCGACCTGAAGAATACACCAGAT